The following are encoded in a window of Pseudalgibacter alginicilyticus genomic DNA:
- a CDS encoding alpha-L-fucosidase yields MKSLKKIMLLTLVVVLNANLGLAQKSNVKKLSDDERMEWWRDSKFGMFIHWGAYSIIGGERGTKIAGGGAEWAMDKLDYTVEEYEKFPEMFNPVMFDADAWVTMAKNAGMKYIVLTSKHHEGFGLWDSKVSDYDVIDKSPFKRDIVKELAEACKKQGIKFCLYYSIVDWHHPQAQGNLFPNYNISQHDDPSVVNPEFPKYYENYMKPQVGELLKNYGDIGVVWFDGDWISDYTTEMGKDLYKYIRDIQPNTIVNNRVDKGRMGMEGMNAEGNFAGDFGTPEQEIPDTGIDSDWEACMTMNGSWGYKPSDNNWKSSEDLIQKLVDIVSKGGNFLLNIGPDGFGRFPAESIRRLDAMGEWTKKNGEAIYGAKASPYDKPKWGRYTQKGNVIYAHVFDWPKDGLLKLNKNIKVKKATVLTDNSNTELSSIATSREVLVDVPMLAPDATVSVVKIELAK; encoded by the coding sequence ATGAAATCTTTAAAAAAAATAATGTTGCTTACATTGGTTGTTGTTCTAAACGCCAATTTAGGGTTGGCCCAAAAATCAAATGTAAAAAAATTATCAGATGATGAGCGGATGGAGTGGTGGAGAGACTCTAAGTTTGGTATGTTTATTCACTGGGGAGCTTACTCTATTATTGGTGGAGAGCGTGGAACAAAAATAGCTGGAGGTGGTGCAGAATGGGCCATGGATAAATTGGATTACACAGTGGAGGAATACGAAAAATTTCCTGAAATGTTTAATCCAGTAATGTTTGATGCAGATGCATGGGTAACTATGGCTAAAAATGCAGGTATGAAATATATTGTATTGACTTCAAAACATCATGAAGGTTTTGGTTTATGGGATTCAAAAGTATCTGATTATGATGTTATTGATAAATCTCCTTTTAAAAGAGATATTGTTAAGGAATTAGCAGAAGCTTGTAAAAAACAGGGAATTAAATTTTGTCTGTATTATTCTATTGTGGACTGGCATCATCCACAAGCACAAGGTAATTTGTTTCCAAATTACAATATTTCACAACATGATGATCCATCAGTTGTAAATCCGGAATTTCCAAAATATTATGAAAACTATATGAAACCTCAGGTAGGTGAATTATTAAAAAATTATGGTGACATTGGAGTGGTTTGGTTTGATGGTGATTGGATTTCAGATTATACAACAGAGATGGGTAAAGATCTTTATAAATATATCCGAGATATTCAACCTAACACCATTGTTAATAACAGAGTTGATAAAGGCCGTATGGGTATGGAAGGTATGAATGCTGAAGGCAATTTTGCTGGAGATTTTGGAACACCAGAACAAGAAATTCCAGATACGGGAATTGATTCTGATTGGGAAGCCTGTATGACTATGAATGGGTCTTGGGGGTATAAACCATCTGATAATAACTGGAAAAGTAGTGAAGATTTAATTCAAAAATTAGTAGATATTGTTTCTAAAGGAGGGAATTTCTTATTAAATATTGGACCTGATGGTTTTGGAAGATTTCCAGCCGAAAGTATTAGACGTTTAGATGCTATGGGAGAATGGACTAAAAAAAATGGAGAGGCTATTTATGGGGCTAAAGCAAGTCCTTACGATAAACCAAAATGGGGGCGCTATACGCAAAAAGGAAACGTTATTTATGCTCATGTTTTTGACTGGCCAAAAGATGGATTATTAAAGCTTAATAAAAATATTAAGGTTAAGAAAGCTACCGTGTTAACTGACAATTCAAATACTGAATTATCATCCATAGCAACATCTCGGGAAGTATTAGTAGATGTACCTATGTTAGCACCAGATGCTACTGTTTCAGTTGTTAAAATTGAATTAGCTAAATAA
- a CDS encoding PDZ domain-containing protein, which yields MKKLSINLLLLVLVLSCNVEPKTIEFYVSNEGETNNTGTKENPFGNIFDAINRVKELKEKDSSVHVVINLFPGTYHLSQPITIPALLSNFSIKGADASQVSIKGSIPLDAKWESYNENIYVTSVAENSDFDQLIVNGKSQILARYPNYDETPQSWHGFAADAVSKERLASWENPKGAYYNVLRNGKWGGYHFKITGVNEDGTPILEGGQQNNRGVLLHDEYRMVENVFEELDSHGEWFLDKKNSKLYYWPSADVSLGNSKIEVSVLKDLIQVVGTLENPVKNVCISGITFENTQRTFMEDFEPLLRSDWTIYRGSVVFFEGTENCKVENSVFTNLGGNVIMASKYNKGLEVIGNHIYECGASGISFIGDPSAVRSPSFNYREYVDLKDMDTIVGPKNELYPRECLVEDNLIYRIGRVEKQTAGVQISMAMDITVRHNSIYEVPRSGINIGDGTWGGHVLEYNDVFNTVLETSDHGSFNSWGRDRFWHPNRDVMDRLTTANPNMPNWDAIKMTIIRNNRFRCDHGWDVDLDDGSSNYHIYNNLMLNSGLKLREGFNRVVENNIMVNNSLHPHVWFEKSEDVFKHNIVGNTYQDVRLLGWGKELDYNLFPSEVAMMKSQIYNRDMNSAYGDPMFKDPANLDFTVAENSPALTIGFKNFPMDNFGVQKPDLKSIAKTPEVPIIKDPSEDKEIASPVVAWLRNNLKSVESPQEQSAYGLSTAEGVIVLRVWNQSPAVLNDGIKKGDVILEASGEKVVTVKDFFRINAQNKSNTLELVIMRNQSEIKITINTK from the coding sequence ATGAAAAAATTAAGTATTAATTTATTACTGTTGGTATTAGTTTTGTCTTGTAACGTGGAACCAAAAACCATTGAGTTTTATGTGTCAAATGAAGGGGAAACTAATAATACCGGAACAAAGGAGAATCCATTTGGAAACATCTTTGATGCCATTAATAGAGTGAAGGAGTTAAAAGAAAAAGATTCCAGTGTTCATGTTGTCATAAATTTGTTTCCAGGCACATATCATTTATCACAGCCCATAACAATTCCAGCTTTATTAAGCAATTTTAGTATTAAAGGAGCAGATGCCTCTCAGGTTAGTATAAAAGGCTCGATACCCTTAGATGCAAAATGGGAAAGCTATAATGAAAACATATATGTTACTTCAGTAGCAGAAAATTCAGATTTTGACCAGTTAATTGTTAATGGGAAATCTCAAATTTTAGCTCGTTACCCTAATTATGATGAAACACCTCAATCTTGGCATGGTTTTGCAGCAGATGCAGTTTCAAAAGAGCGTTTGGCTTCTTGGGAAAATCCAAAAGGAGCTTATTATAATGTTTTACGCAATGGTAAATGGGGAGGTTATCATTTTAAAATAACAGGTGTTAATGAAGATGGAACACCTATTTTAGAAGGAGGGCAACAAAATAATCGTGGTGTTTTACTTCATGACGAATACCGAATGGTAGAAAATGTTTTTGAAGAATTAGATAGCCATGGAGAATGGTTTTTAGATAAAAAAAACAGCAAACTTTATTATTGGCCATCAGCAGATGTTTCACTTGGTAATTCAAAAATTGAGGTTTCAGTATTAAAAGATTTAATTCAAGTTGTTGGAACCCTTGAAAATCCAGTGAAAAATGTATGTATATCTGGAATCACTTTTGAAAATACTCAGCGAACGTTTATGGAAGATTTTGAGCCATTATTACGAAGCGATTGGACAATATACAGAGGTAGTGTTGTGTTTTTTGAAGGTACTGAAAATTGTAAAGTTGAAAATAGCGTATTTACCAATTTAGGAGGGAATGTTATCATGGCAAGTAAATACAATAAGGGTTTAGAAGTTATTGGAAACCATATTTATGAATGTGGTGCCAGTGGTATATCATTTATTGGAGATCCATCAGCTGTTCGTTCCCCTTCGTTCAATTACAGAGAATATGTGGATTTGAAAGATATGGATACTATTGTAGGCCCAAAAAATGAATTATACCCTAGAGAATGTTTAGTTGAAGATAATTTAATTTATCGTATAGGGCGTGTTGAAAAGCAAACTGCAGGTGTCCAGATTTCTATGGCTATGGATATTACTGTGAGACATAATAGTATTTATGAAGTGCCAAGATCAGGTATTAATATTGGTGATGGTACCTGGGGAGGGCATGTTTTAGAATATAATGATGTATTTAATACGGTTTTAGAAACCAGTGATCACGGTTCTTTTAACTCATGGGGGCGTGATCGTTTTTGGCATCCAAATCGTGATGTTATGGATCGTCTTACAACAGCCAATCCCAATATGCCTAATTGGGATGCTATAAAAATGACTATTATTAGAAATAACCGTTTTCGTTGTGACCATGGATGGGATGTAGATTTGGATGACGGTTCTTCAAACTATCATATCTATAATAACTTAATGTTAAATAGCGGACTAAAATTACGAGAAGGATTTAATCGAGTAGTTGAAAACAATATTATGGTTAATAATTCTTTACACCCGCATGTTTGGTTTGAAAAAAGTGAGGATGTTTTTAAGCACAATATTGTGGGAAATACATACCAAGATGTTAGATTGTTGGGTTGGGGAAAAGAATTAGATTATAACCTTTTTCCATCTGAAGTAGCTATGATGAAATCTCAAATATATAATAGAGATATGAATAGTGCATATGGAGATCCAATGTTTAAAGATCCTGCCAATTTAGATTTTACAGTTGCAGAAAATTCTCCTGCTTTAACAATAGGGTTCAAAAACTTTCCAATGGATAATTTTGGAGTTCAAAAACCTGACTTAAAGTCCATTGCCAAAACCCCTGAAGTACCTATAATAAAAGATCCTTCAGAGGATAAAGAAATTGCAAGTCCTGTTGTAGCTTGGTTAAGGAATAATCTTAAAAGTGTGGAGTCTCCACAAGAACAGTCTGCTTATGGGTTAAGCACAGCGGAAGGCGTGATTGTTTTACGTGTTTGGAACCAAAGTCCTGCAGTACTGAATGATGGTATTAAAAAAGGGGATGTTATTTTAGAAGCATCTGGGGAGAAGGTGGTCACTGTAAAAGACTTTTTTCGAATCAATGCCCAAAATAAGTCGAATACATTAGAGTTGGTTATCATGCGAAATCAATCAGAAATAAAAATTACTATAAATACTAAATAA
- a CDS encoding heparinase II/III domain-containing protein has product MKKKFLLHIVLGCFLLNASSLFAQSNSHPRIYVNNESKSEFLKTLETVSWKRELVEKKKQNLEKYLEYVDKDPMWLVSRLQMNWKTKHDKVYLKRGDFSHSEGSAPVPTVRYSGTRDWATDYYRPKLEDVEPYFDDPRGLYLEHRKTKIKEWIHPSKAGFAIEKINEQIMNLAEDAAFFYWLTNDKKYAEFAAPVFLTYMEGMYHREAPIDLENSNQQHVSGLATFEVIHEEIVVSLVTAYDFLYDYFKKNNTSLENSIAVFQKWGDQIIEKGIPDNNWNLFQARYLTYIGLVLEENSNYKNGKGREYFLDHTFNISTDRQLAIKESLLVYDQETGIWPESASYSTHVITSLLRIFTLLDHATNNNEFLNYPIVEKAALVSFQYLFPTGYLVGFGDSNHKILPPENFELLIANYRKYNLQDKEVLISSLLNQIISDGLYRRKASDFFELFFYVNNLEEAESTHKTSFKNLISPTFYASNVSMFNQRLGEGDHAVMVSTVGSFGNHAHANGISIELFANNYVLGPDFGKGPSYWHTDHHNFYSKFPAHNTVVVDGQSNYNSMRTYNPFQLDKAYPNSGETPNFDKLTFSKVSFVEPKTVSDQQRFTAIIKSHSDKNYVVDVFRSKKQLEGKQKHEYIYHNLGQSLKIYDKNNKELKFDSTDDLSSKKGDLKGYNYFFDKFKTQTSEDVQAVFNLESNGNPTNLMKLWVKGSKNQTLYKVKSPKSNAISSGTAPKEILDEPIPTLILKREEAAWINPFAIVFNPYIKGEENPIANVTYETFDDSPNTQVIHVLLNDKKTTDRIVVNASINDIAQNKDFHQKGLLSITRQTEKDLDFMFLSGMFKYEYKGWDLVSSGEPLTISIEKTNAGYLLQNDAPITINMPYPKGKLPAELRLYEKGEFVASRKGTVNRNNENQLVFKLEKGYDKAEIVFKN; this is encoded by the coding sequence ATGAAAAAGAAATTTTTACTGCATATAGTTTTAGGTTGTTTTTTATTGAATGCCAGCAGCTTGTTTGCACAAAGTAACAGCCATCCAAGAATATATGTTAATAACGAATCTAAAAGTGAGTTTTTAAAAACACTTGAAACGGTATCTTGGAAACGTGAATTGGTTGAAAAGAAAAAACAAAACTTAGAAAAATATTTAGAGTATGTTGATAAGGACCCAATGTGGTTGGTATCTAGATTGCAAATGAATTGGAAAACAAAACATGATAAGGTTTATTTAAAAAGAGGAGATTTTTCACATTCAGAAGGTTCTGCTCCTGTGCCAACAGTACGGTATTCTGGTACTCGTGATTGGGCAACAGATTATTATCGTCCGAAGTTAGAAGATGTTGAGCCTTATTTTGATGACCCAAGAGGTTTGTATTTAGAGCATAGAAAAACCAAAATTAAAGAATGGATACATCCGTCGAAAGCTGGTTTTGCCATTGAAAAAATTAATGAGCAAATTATGAATTTAGCAGAAGATGCAGCTTTTTTTTACTGGCTGACCAACGATAAAAAATATGCCGAATTTGCTGCGCCTGTATTTCTAACTTATATGGAGGGCATGTATCATAGAGAAGCGCCAATAGATCTTGAAAATTCAAACCAACAGCATGTTTCTGGATTGGCTACCTTTGAAGTTATTCATGAAGAAATAGTTGTTTCATTAGTAACGGCTTATGATTTTTTATATGATTATTTTAAAAAGAATAATACCAGTTTAGAGAATTCAATTGCTGTATTTCAAAAATGGGGAGACCAAATTATAGAAAAAGGAATTCCAGATAATAACTGGAATTTATTTCAAGCACGATATTTGACATATATCGGTTTGGTTTTAGAAGAAAATTCAAATTATAAAAACGGTAAAGGACGGGAGTATTTTTTAGATCATACCTTTAATATTTCAACCGATAGACAATTGGCTATTAAAGAATCGCTTTTAGTTTATGATCAAGAAACAGGTATATGGCCAGAATCAGCCTCGTATTCCACACATGTAATTACATCACTTTTACGCATATTTACGTTGTTGGATCATGCCACTAATAATAACGAGTTTTTAAATTATCCAATAGTTGAAAAAGCAGCTTTAGTATCATTTCAATATTTGTTTCCAACTGGTTATTTAGTTGGTTTTGGGGATTCTAATCATAAAATATTACCACCAGAAAACTTTGAACTGTTAATAGCTAACTACAGAAAATATAATTTACAAGATAAAGAAGTATTAATATCAAGTTTGTTAAATCAAATCATTTCAGATGGTTTATATCGTAGAAAAGCAAGTGATTTTTTTGAGTTGTTTTTCTATGTTAATAATTTAGAAGAAGCTGAATCAACTCATAAAACATCTTTTAAAAACTTAATTTCACCAACGTTTTATGCTTCAAATGTCAGTATGTTTAATCAGCGCCTTGGTGAAGGAGATCATGCTGTAATGGTATCTACTGTTGGGTCTTTTGGAAATCATGCTCATGCTAATGGAATTTCAATTGAGTTGTTTGCTAACAATTATGTTTTAGGACCAGATTTTGGGAAGGGACCAAGTTATTGGCATACTGATCATCATAATTTTTATTCTAAATTTCCTGCGCATAACACAGTTGTGGTAGATGGACAATCTAATTATAATTCCATGCGAACCTACAACCCATTTCAGTTAGATAAAGCCTATCCTAACTCAGGAGAAACACCAAATTTTGATAAGTTAACATTTTCAAAAGTATCTTTTGTAGAGCCAAAAACGGTATCAGATCAGCAACGTTTTACTGCTATAATCAAATCCCATTCAGATAAAAACTATGTTGTAGATGTTTTTAGATCTAAAAAACAATTAGAGGGTAAACAAAAGCATGAGTATATCTATCATAATTTAGGACAATCATTAAAAATTTATGACAAGAATAATAAAGAATTGAAATTTGATTCAACAGACGACTTAAGTTCTAAAAAAGGAGATTTAAAAGGATATAATTATTTTTTCGATAAGTTTAAAACACAAACATCAGAAGATGTTCAAGCGGTTTTTAATTTGGAAAGTAATGGAAATCCAACTAATTTAATGAAATTATGGGTTAAGGGGAGTAAAAATCAAACCTTATATAAAGTAAAATCGCCAAAATCAAATGCTATTTCAAGTGGAACGGCACCAAAGGAAATTTTGGATGAACCAATTCCAACTTTGATTTTAAAAAGAGAGGAAGCAGCTTGGATTAATCCGTTTGCGATTGTGTTTAATCCTTATATAAAAGGGGAAGAAAACCCAATAGCTAATGTAACCTACGAAACTTTTGATGACAGTCCAAACACACAAGTTATTCATGTGTTGCTGAACGATAAGAAAACAACCGATAGAATTGTAGTAAATGCGTCTATAAACGATATAGCGCAAAATAAAGATTTTCATCAAAAAGGGTTGTTGTCTATAACCCGTCAAACTGAAAAAGATTTAGATTTTATGTTTCTTTCCGGAATGTTTAAATATGAATATAAAGGATGGGATTTAGTATCATCAGGTGAGCCATTAACAATTTCTATTGAAAAAACCAATGCAGGTTATTTGTTGCAAAATGATGCTCCTATAACCATCAATATGCCATACCCAAAAGGGAAATTACCTGCAGAATTAAGGCTTTATGAAAAAGGCGAATTTGTTGCAAGTAGGAAAGGAACCGTTAACAGAAATAATGAAAATCAATTGGTTTTTAAATTAGAAAAAGGTTATGACAAAGCAGAGATTGTTTTTAAGAATTAA
- a CDS encoding sulfatase family protein, with the protein MKKITVLKIMVVLLFIGLISCKSEAKQVKKTLPEKRPNIIFMMSDDHAYQAISAYSNHLIETPNIDRIAKEGIKFTNACVSNSICAPSRATILTGKHCHIHGKVDNVFPFDESQMTFPQLLKEAGYQTAMFGKLHFGNNPKGIDEFKILPGQGQYYNPDFNTNEGKITVEGYVTDIIMDMTLDWLKNRRQEDKPFMLFSMQKAPHREWLPAPRHFKEYTKKTFKEPETLFDDYEGRGTAAKTAEMNLLTHMNWAGDSKLYPEMMKELGIKDMSGWDFEAFDREVGRMNAEQRAVWDSVYKPMMEDFKTKYSTMSKTELMKWRYQRYMQDYLGCIASVDENVGRLLDYLEETGLDENTIIVYTSDQGFYLGEHGWFDKRFVYDESFKTPLLIKWPNVITPGTTNTEMVQNLDFAQTILEAAHVVPPADMQGESLIPLLLGNDDEWTRDAVYYHYYEYPGIHMVKRHYAIITQDYKLAHFYYDVDEWELYDRKKDPQEMKNVINDPTYAEVVVKLKKQLLELRKQYGDSSELDQEILRKYLEAKNNPDIETVPLH; encoded by the coding sequence ATGAAAAAAATAACTGTTTTAAAAATAATGGTTGTTTTGCTTTTTATAGGATTAATATCTTGTAAATCAGAAGCAAAACAAGTAAAAAAGACACTGCCAGAAAAACGGCCTAATATCATTTTTATGATGTCTGATGATCACGCCTATCAGGCAATAAGTGCGTATAGCAATCACTTGATAGAAACTCCAAATATTGATCGTATTGCAAAAGAAGGTATAAAATTCACCAATGCCTGTGTTTCAAATTCTATTTGTGCCCCATCAAGAGCTACTATTTTAACGGGTAAGCACTGTCATATTCACGGAAAAGTAGATAATGTTTTTCCTTTTGATGAATCACAAATGACCTTTCCTCAACTTTTGAAAGAAGCTGGTTATCAAACCGCTATGTTCGGAAAATTACATTTTGGAAATAATCCAAAGGGAATAGATGAATTTAAAATTCTTCCTGGTCAGGGTCAATATTACAATCCTGATTTTAATACCAATGAAGGAAAAATAACTGTTGAAGGCTATGTAACGGATATTATAATGGATATGACGCTGGATTGGTTAAAAAATAGACGACAAGAGGATAAACCATTTATGTTATTTTCTATGCAAAAAGCTCCCCATAGAGAATGGTTACCTGCACCTCGTCATTTTAAAGAATATACCAAAAAAACTTTTAAAGAGCCAGAAACCTTATTTGATGATTATGAAGGAAGAGGTACTGCAGCAAAAACTGCTGAAATGAATCTTTTAACACATATGAATTGGGCAGGAGATTCAAAATTGTATCCAGAAATGATGAAAGAATTAGGCATAAAAGATATGTCTGGTTGGGATTTTGAAGCATTTGATCGTGAAGTAGGTCGTATGAATGCAGAGCAACGTGCCGTTTGGGATTCTGTATATAAGCCCATGATGGAAGATTTTAAAACAAAATATTCAACAATGAGCAAAACAGAATTGATGAAATGGCGCTACCAACGCTATATGCAAGATTATTTAGGGTGTATTGCTTCTGTGGATGAAAATGTGGGGCGCTTATTAGATTATTTAGAAGAAACAGGCTTGGATGAAAACACCATCATTGTTTACACTTCAGATCAAGGGTTTTATTTAGGAGAACACGGTTGGTTTGATAAACGTTTTGTTTACGACGAATCTTTTAAAACGCCATTATTGATTAAATGGCCAAATGTGATTACACCAGGCACAACAAATACTGAAATGGTGCAAAATTTAGATTTTGCACAAACTATTCTAGAAGCTGCTCATGTGGTGCCACCTGCAGATATGCAAGGAGAGAGTTTAATCCCATTATTACTTGGTAATGATGATGAATGGACTCGAGATGCTGTGTATTATCATTATTATGAATATCCAGGAATTCACATGGTAAAAAGACATTATGCCATCATAACTCAAGATTATAAATTGGCTCATTTCTATTATGATGTGGACGAATGGGAACTTTACGATCGTAAAAAAGATCCACAAGAAATGAAAAACGTAATAAACGATCCTACTTATGCTGAGGTGGTTGTAAAATTAAAAAAACAACTATTAGAATTACGTAAGCAATATGGAGATAGTTCGGAATTAGATCAGGAAATACTAAGAAAATATCTTGAAGCTAAGAACAATCCAGATATTGAAACGGTTCCACTTCATTAA
- a CDS encoding glycoside hydrolase family 97 protein has protein sequence MIQPLKKYSVFIVFTLLLFSNCKQAQIIEVASPDETKKISFLNDENDDITFSIHYNKEEVIKTSALELFSDAINFSGTVSVIDIENSSENNTWQSRFSELSAIPDHYNQLKIYLKLGEGYVNIIARAYNEGIAFSYEIPEQNNITEIGLEEKIHYNFDSDYHVWSTPKREPRKLTAQGEYKKIPLSQLELGIERPLVIEMNDSLILALAEAKLVDYARLSFNKGTSSKYSILSELDGKMGEQKQDTITGAIISNRKNTGIKVHKKLPFQSPWRVVMIGKSYGELLENNYIIQNLNDPSKIADESWIKPGKVLRETTLTTDGAYAAIDFVSAHNMQYIMFDAGWYGDEMKNSSDATTVTLDPKRSKGPLDMQGVTAYAKEKGIGVILYVNRRALEKQLDDLLPLFKEWGIAGIKYGFVRVGDQDATAWLHDAIKKTAEYGMIIDIHDEYRPTGFSRTYPNLLTQEGIRGDEETVPNAHTLITMFTRMLAGAADNTVCYYNKRVDKMGSHASQLAKTVCIFSPLQFLYWYDKPAASPEKLDGLWGDTKHIGNEPELEFFDAVPTTWDETKVLYAEIGEIGVIARRNGNDWFVGGINGVTERNVELDFSFLKAGQNYTAKVYTDDETVNTRTKVKIEEIEINNNSKLNLKVNSNNGFAIHIANNN, from the coding sequence ATGATTCAACCTTTAAAAAAGTATAGTGTATTTATTGTTTTTACTTTGTTGCTTTTTAGTAATTGCAAACAGGCGCAAATTATTGAAGTTGCATCACCTGATGAAACAAAAAAAATAAGTTTCTTAAACGATGAAAATGATGATATTACTTTTTCAATTCATTATAATAAAGAAGAAGTTATTAAAACTTCTGCTTTAGAATTGTTTTCAGATGCTATTAATTTTTCAGGAACTGTTTCAGTAATAGATATTGAAAATAGTTCAGAAAATAATACATGGCAATCACGATTTAGTGAACTTAGTGCCATACCTGATCATTACAATCAATTAAAAATATATTTAAAGTTAGGTGAAGGTTATGTAAATATTATTGCTAGAGCTTATAACGAAGGTATTGCTTTTTCTTATGAAATTCCAGAGCAAAATAATATTACAGAAATTGGTTTGGAGGAAAAAATTCATTATAATTTTGATAGTGATTATCATGTTTGGTCAACTCCAAAAAGAGAACCAAGGAAACTAACAGCTCAAGGCGAATACAAAAAAATACCCTTAAGTCAATTAGAATTAGGCATTGAGCGACCTTTAGTTATAGAGATGAATGATAGTTTAATTTTAGCATTAGCAGAAGCTAAACTTGTGGATTATGCTAGATTAAGTTTTAATAAAGGTACGTCATCAAAATATAGCATTCTCTCTGAATTAGATGGTAAAATGGGAGAACAAAAACAAGATACTATTACGGGGGCTATTATATCAAACCGCAAAAATACGGGTATAAAAGTGCATAAAAAATTGCCATTCCAATCTCCATGGCGAGTGGTAATGATTGGGAAATCTTATGGGGAATTATTGGAGAATAATTACATCATTCAAAATTTAAATGATCCTTCAAAAATAGCAGATGAATCTTGGATTAAACCAGGAAAGGTACTTCGTGAAACTACACTAACTACAGATGGTGCTTATGCGGCAATAGATTTTGTGTCAGCACATAATATGCAATATATCATGTTTGATGCTGGTTGGTATGGCGATGAAATGAAAAATAGTTCAGATGCTACTACCGTTACTTTAGATCCAAAACGATCAAAAGGACCTTTAGATATGCAAGGAGTAACAGCCTATGCAAAGGAGAAAGGAATTGGTGTAATTTTATATGTAAATCGTCGTGCATTAGAGAAGCAATTAGATGATTTGCTACCCTTGTTTAAAGAATGGGGTATTGCTGGAATTAAATATGGGTTTGTGCGTGTTGGAGATCAAGATGCGACAGCATGGTTGCACGATGCGATTAAAAAAACGGCAGAATATGGAATGATTATAGATATTCATGACGAGTATAGACCAACAGGTTTTTCAAGAACCTATCCAAATTTATTAACTCAAGAAGGTATTAGGGGTGATGAAGAAACAGTACCCAATGCGCATACACTAATAACTATGTTTACTAGAATGTTGGCAGGTGCTGCAGATAATACGGTATGTTACTACAATAAGAGAGTTGATAAAATGGGGTCACATGCTTCACAATTGGCTAAAACAGTTTGTATTTTTAGTCCATTACAGTTTTTGTATTGGTATGACAAACCTGCAGCTTCACCAGAAAAATTAGATGGACTTTGGGGGGATACTAAACATATTGGTAATGAACCTGAATTAGAATTTTTTGATGCAGTTCCTACTACTTGGGATGAAACAAAAGTATTATATGCTGAAATTGGTGAAATTGGAGTTATTGCCAGACGTAATGGTAATGATTGGTTTGTTGGAGGAATTAATGGCGTAACAGAGCGTAATGTTGAATTAGATTTCTCATTTTTAAAAGCAGGGCAAAATTACACAGCTAAGGTTTATACAGATGATGAAACTGTAAATACAAGAACAAAGGTTAAAATTGAAGAGATTGAAATTAATAATAATTCAAAATTAAATTTAAAAGTAAATAGCAACAATGGTTTTGCTATTCATATAGCAAATAATAATTAA